The Bradyrhizobium sp. WBAH42 genome includes a window with the following:
- a CDS encoding homocysteine S-methyltransferase family protein — MARYRHGLPQRGGGIFLTDGGMETTLIFHHGLELPHFAAFVLLDSADGRAHLRQYYEAYLRIARQHGLGFVLDSPTWRANPDWGAKLGYDAARLEAINMRAIRFLDELRGAWEAPGTPCVINGAIGPRGDGYKAGNMDAAEAEAYHLGQIAAFAEAGADMATAFTLNSINEAVGVVRAAQRQDIPVAISFTVETDGRLVRGESLREAIEAVDDATERACEYFLINCAHPTHFESALATGEAWVQRIHGIRANASVKSHAELDESEALDSGDPADLGRRYHLLRRAFPGMRILGGCCGTDHRHVAAVCEACLPSEAMTA; from the coding sequence ATGGCCAGATACAGGCATGGTCTGCCGCAGCGCGGCGGCGGCATTTTCCTGACCGACGGCGGCATGGAAACAACCCTTATCTTTCACCACGGGCTGGAGCTGCCCCACTTTGCGGCATTCGTGCTGCTCGACAGCGCGGATGGCCGCGCGCACTTGAGGCAGTACTACGAAGCCTATCTGCGTATCGCGCGGCAGCATGGGCTCGGCTTCGTGCTCGACAGTCCGACTTGGCGCGCCAACCCTGATTGGGGCGCCAAGCTCGGCTATGATGCGGCCAGGCTCGAGGCCATCAACATGCGCGCCATTCGCTTCCTCGACGAATTGCGCGGTGCTTGGGAGGCCCCCGGCACGCCTTGCGTCATCAACGGCGCGATCGGTCCGCGAGGCGACGGCTACAAGGCCGGCAACATGGACGCGGCGGAGGCGGAAGCCTACCACTTGGGCCAGATCGCGGCCTTTGCCGAGGCCGGCGCCGACATGGCGACTGCATTCACGCTGAACAGCATCAACGAAGCCGTGGGCGTGGTCCGTGCAGCCCAGAGACAGGACATTCCGGTCGCGATCTCTTTCACGGTCGAAACCGATGGCCGCCTCGTCCGGGGAGAGTCGCTGCGCGAGGCGATCGAGGCGGTCGACGACGCAACGGAGCGGGCTTGCGAATACTTCCTGATCAATTGCGCGCACCCAACGCACTTCGAGAGTGCACTCGCTACAGGCGAGGCTTGGGTTCAGCGAATCCACGGCATCAGAGCCAATGCATCGGTCAAGAGCCACGCCGAGCTCGATGAATCGGAGGCGTTAGACAGTGGTGATCCCGCAGATCTCGGCCGCCGCTACCATTTGCTCAGGCGCGCATTCCCCGGCATGCGCATTCTCGGCGGCTGTTGCGGCACTGATCACCGGCATGTTGCCGCGGTTTGTGAGGCATGTCTGCCGTCGGAAGCCATGACGGCGTGA
- a CDS encoding OmpA family protein: MVAGAVIGATIADLHSQRREVVEGGRTVYTEPDRIIIRDPGGQAYVRGNDLYRFRYGARDIRTDTVGGETRTVVIRPDGSEVITVVGPDGSLLRRIRRDPRGREIVIIDNTYRDPRAVGGFYVDVPPPVVSIPYDRYIVDAQEAPPQVIYETMRAPPVQRIDRRYSLDEIRYSPNVRMQMPSIDVNTINFETGSWTIPPDQAARLQVIADGINQALQANPQEVFLIEGHTDAVGNEVDNLSLSDRRAQAAAELLTQQFNVPAENLTSQGYGEQYLKEQTQGPSLINRRVTVRRITPLLNGGQANAAPPPRQ, encoded by the coding sequence GTGGTGGCCGGCGCCGTGATCGGCGCCACCATCGCCGATCTCCATAGCCAGCGACGCGAGGTCGTCGAAGGCGGCCGCACCGTCTACACCGAGCCGGACCGCATCATCATCCGCGATCCGGGCGGGCAGGCCTATGTCCGCGGCAACGATCTCTATCGCTTCCGCTACGGCGCCCGCGACATCCGCACCGACACCGTCGGCGGCGAAACCCGCACCGTCGTGATCCGTCCCGATGGCAGCGAGGTGATCACCGTGGTCGGGCCGGACGGCTCGCTGCTCCGTCGTATCCGCAGGGACCCGCGCGGACGCGAGATCGTGATCATCGACAACACCTACCGCGATCCGCGGGCGGTCGGCGGCTTCTACGTCGACGTGCCGCCGCCGGTGGTCAGCATTCCCTACGATCGCTACATCGTCGACGCCCAGGAGGCGCCGCCGCAGGTGATCTACGAAACGATGCGGGCTCCGCCGGTGCAGCGGATCGATCGGCGCTACTCGCTCGACGAGATCCGCTACAGCCCGAACGTTCGCATGCAGATGCCGAGCATCGACGTCAACACGATCAACTTCGAGACGGGATCGTGGACCATTCCGCCGGACCAGGCGGCGCGGCTTCAAGTGATCGCCGACGGCATCAACCAGGCGCTCCAGGCCAACCCGCAGGAGGTGTTCCTGATCGAGGGCCACACCGATGCGGTCGGCAACGAGGTCGACAATCTGTCGCTGTCGGACCGCCGCGCGCAGGCCGCAGCCGAATTGCTGACGCAGCAGTTCAATGTGCCCGCGGAAAACCTGACGTCGCAGGGCTATGGCGAGCAATACCTGAAGGAGCAGACGCAGGGGCCGAGCCTGATCAACCGGCGCGTCACCGTCCGCCGCATCACGCCGTTGCTCAACGGCGGCCAGGCCAATGCGGCGCCTCCGCCGCGCCAGTAG
- a CDS encoding FkbM family methyltransferase: MTSDNAPSSAPFGAFAPNAAQAAIIRLAQRSGLKRGAFRPWMSRLVNLLRSGPVDVQYQGASFRLHHQGSATERGALFNPDYNLDELDFLRQHTPAGGVFVDVGANVGTFALVMARQVGPSGKVVAIEPHPLTFARLSFNHAASKTPQVRLVQAAAGDSDGELMIESGGGNLGATHVVTGTASAEAIKVPSLRLMRILEEAGVGQVDSLKIDVEGFEDRVLIGFFRDAPQSLWPRAVVIEHLSQNEWQQDCIADMVGRGFTIVRKTRSNTFLSR, encoded by the coding sequence TTGACGTCCGACAATGCCCCTTCGTCCGCGCCGTTCGGCGCGTTCGCGCCCAATGCGGCGCAGGCCGCAATCATCCGCCTCGCTCAACGATCCGGGCTGAAGCGCGGCGCGTTCCGGCCCTGGATGTCGCGGCTGGTCAACCTGCTGCGCAGCGGCCCTGTCGACGTGCAATACCAGGGCGCCTCGTTCCGCCTCCATCACCAGGGCAGCGCGACCGAGCGCGGCGCGCTGTTCAATCCGGACTACAATCTCGACGAGCTCGACTTCCTGCGCCAGCACACCCCCGCGGGCGGCGTGTTCGTCGATGTCGGCGCCAATGTCGGCACGTTCGCACTGGTGATGGCACGGCAGGTCGGGCCATCAGGAAAAGTGGTGGCGATCGAGCCGCATCCGCTGACCTTCGCACGGCTCTCCTTCAACCACGCCGCATCGAAGACGCCGCAGGTTCGCCTGGTCCAGGCCGCCGCGGGCGACAGCGACGGCGAGCTGATGATCGAGAGCGGCGGCGGCAATCTCGGCGCCACCCACGTCGTCACCGGCACGGCCAGTGCCGAGGCGATCAAGGTGCCGTCGCTGCGCTTGATGCGCATTCTGGAGGAGGCCGGCGTCGGGCAGGTCGATTCGCTCAAGATCGACGTCGAGGGCTTCGAGGACCGCGTGCTGATCGGCTTCTTCCGCGACGCGCCACAATCGCTGTGGCCGCGGGCGGTGGTGATCGAGCATCTGTCACAAAACGAATGGCAGCAGGATTGTATTGCCGACATGGTCGGGCGCGGCTTTACGATCGTGCGGAAGACACGAAGCAATACGTTTCTGTCCCGCTGA
- a CDS encoding ABC transporter ATP-binding protein/permease: MHKPAATREQGKKPPIIDIQGENGDDVTPPPPELVEPDPELSPEEAEQVRKDYLLTRFWISARGFWGRNGDRLAWPFSIGLVLLIVLTVGFQYGINVWNRAIFDAIEKRDAASVFHLTAMFFPLAIGSIVLAVVQVFARMGIQRRWRAWLTASVLTRWLKNGRYYQLNLVGGDHGNPEYRIAEDLRIATDAPVDFIAGVTSALLSAATFIVVLWTIGGALTVTLGGSSVTIPGFLVIAAMLYAAIASGSITVIGRRFVQVSEDKNQAEADFRYTLTRVRENGESIALLGGEEEERDGLDRNFTNVLRQWARLAGQHMRTTLVSQGSSLVAPVVPLLLCAPKFLDGSMTLGQVMQAASAFTIVQSAFGWLVDNYPRLADWNACARRIASLMMSLDGLERAEQGDGLGRIKRGETCSEAMLELKDLSVTLDDGTAVVGETEVVIEPGERLLVAGESGTGKSTLVRAIAGLWPWGGGSVNFHADRRLFMLPQRPYVPSGSLRRAVAYPGAADHWTLDEIGEALHKVGLDHLKEKIEEEGPWDQTLSGGEKQRLAFARLLLHNPDIVVLDEATSALDEKSQDKMMKMVTDALPKATIVSVAHRAELEAFHSRKIVLERRKGGAKLVSDIDLIPRKGRRRLLGRFLRQRKAPRKAA; encoded by the coding sequence ATGCACAAACCGGCCGCGACGCGCGAACAGGGCAAGAAGCCGCCCATCATCGATATCCAAGGCGAGAACGGCGACGACGTGACACCGCCGCCGCCCGAGCTGGTCGAACCCGACCCCGAACTGTCACCGGAGGAAGCCGAGCAGGTCCGCAAGGATTATCTGCTGACGCGGTTCTGGATCAGCGCCCGCGGTTTCTGGGGCCGCAACGGCGACCGCCTAGCCTGGCCGTTCTCGATCGGTCTCGTCCTGCTGATCGTGCTGACCGTCGGCTTCCAATACGGCATCAATGTCTGGAATCGTGCAATCTTCGACGCCATCGAGAAGCGCGATGCGGCGAGTGTCTTCCATCTCACCGCAATGTTCTTCCCGCTCGCGATCGGCAGCATCGTGCTCGCAGTCGTGCAGGTGTTCGCGCGCATGGGCATCCAGCGGCGCTGGCGCGCCTGGCTGACCGCGAGCGTGCTGACACGGTGGCTCAAGAACGGGCGCTACTACCAGCTCAACCTCGTCGGCGGCGATCACGGGAATCCGGAATACCGGATCGCGGAGGATCTTCGCATTGCCACCGACGCGCCGGTCGATTTCATTGCCGGCGTCACCTCCGCGCTGCTGTCGGCCGCGACCTTCATCGTCGTGCTCTGGACCATCGGCGGCGCGCTCACCGTCACGCTCGGCGGCTCGTCGGTGACCATTCCCGGCTTCCTCGTGATCGCCGCGATGCTCTACGCCGCGATCGCATCCGGGTCGATCACGGTGATCGGCCGGCGCTTCGTGCAAGTCTCGGAGGATAAGAACCAGGCCGAGGCCGATTTCCGCTACACCCTGACACGCGTACGCGAGAACGGCGAAAGCATCGCACTGCTCGGCGGCGAAGAGGAGGAGCGCGACGGCCTCGATCGCAACTTCACGAACGTGCTGCGGCAATGGGCGCGGCTCGCCGGCCAGCACATGCGCACCACGCTGGTGTCGCAAGGATCGAGCCTCGTTGCGCCGGTCGTGCCGCTTCTGCTCTGCGCGCCAAAATTCCTCGACGGCTCCATGACGCTGGGGCAGGTGATGCAGGCCGCATCCGCCTTCACCATCGTGCAGAGCGCGTTCGGCTGGCTCGTCGACAATTATCCGCGGCTCGCCGACTGGAACGCCTGCGCGCGCCGCATCGCCTCATTGATGATGTCGCTCGACGGCCTCGAGCGCGCCGAGCAGGGCGATGGCCTCGGCCGCATCAAGCGCGGCGAGACCTGCAGCGAGGCCATGCTGGAGCTGAAGGATCTCTCGGTCACGCTCGACGACGGCACCGCGGTGGTCGGCGAGACCGAGGTAGTGATCGAGCCCGGCGAGCGGCTCCTGGTCGCCGGCGAATCCGGCACCGGCAAGAGCACGCTGGTGCGCGCCATCGCCGGCCTATGGCCCTGGGGCGGCGGCAGCGTGAATTTCCATGCCGACCGCCGACTGTTCATGCTGCCGCAGCGGCCCTATGTGCCCTCCGGCTCGTTGCGGCGGGCGGTCGCCTATCCCGGCGCGGCCGACCACTGGACCTTGGACGAAATCGGCGAAGCCCTGCACAAGGTCGGCCTCGATCATCTCAAGGAAAAGATCGAGGAGGAAGGACCATGGGACCAGACCTTGTCGGGCGGCGAGAAGCAGCGCCTCGCCTTTGCGCGGCTGCTGCTGCACAACCCCGATATCGTCGTGCTCGATGAGGCGACCTCCGCGCTCGACGAGAAGAGCCAGGACAAGATGATGAAGATGGTCACCGACGCGTTGCCCAAGGCGACCATCGTCAGCGTCGCGCACCGCGCCGAGCTGGAGGCTTTCCACAGCCGCAAGATCGTGCTGGAGCGGCGCAAGGGCGGCGCCAAGCTCGTCAGCGATATCGACCTGATTCCGCGCAAGGGCAGGCGCCGGCTGCTCGGGCGATTCTTGCGGCAGCGCAAGGCTCCAAGGAAGGCGGCGTGA
- a CDS encoding hybrid sensor histidine kinase/response regulator has protein sequence MQRAQRNSLRLLQWMMAASLALPIALFAVAAAISYTSTKDTADREIERTVDVAHEHALKVFETIDRSLAELNEVVRGLPDDVIRTREPTLHRRLKRLSDSLPQLKSAWIFDANGKALVNSLVSPPPDLSFADRDYFYAHVDQSIGTFIGTALTPRPPYQGARFFGVSRRRESDDGRFIGVIQASVLPEYFESFYARIGSDPGSFLAMGRTDGAMLTHFPRLDHELRLDPTGPVGQKIAAQPQHGLITVAWPSDGIERRIAYRRVAEYPIYVSAGLETSAIRARWLATIGQHLVFGIPATALLFLLLALALRRTQHLQAEAAKRREAEEALKHSQRLEALGQLTGGVAHDFNNLLTVIRASVDLLNRPQLTEERRQRYITAIADSVARAAKLTSQLLAFARRQTLKPEVFDVGARVQSLHDMLATLLGPAIEIVMQLPAEPCLVNADASQFETALINMATNARDAMQGQGRIVFKVEATTAVPDTLASTGPGMAGHGFVRVTVSDTGVGIPAARLGRIFEPFFTTKQVGHGTGLGLSQVFGFARQSGGEVTVTSEVGRGSTFSLYLPRVPPDLLPQRQAPNTAPAVAGSGMSVLVVEDNIELANFAADGLTELGYSITLIDNATDALAELVVDADRFDVVFSDVVMPGMTGLDLAQAIRDRSIGVPVVLTTGYSQALSQEGVAGFDLVQKPYSIEELSRVLHRAARIRRVRDGAAE, from the coding sequence GTGCAGAGGGCGCAACGCAACTCGCTGAGGCTGTTGCAGTGGATGATGGCGGCATCCCTGGCGCTGCCGATTGCGCTGTTCGCCGTCGCCGCCGCGATCTCCTACACGTCGACCAAGGATACCGCCGACCGCGAGATCGAGCGGACGGTCGATGTCGCCCATGAGCACGCGCTCAAGGTCTTCGAGACCATCGACCGCAGCCTCGCCGAGCTCAACGAGGTCGTGCGCGGCCTGCCCGACGACGTCATCCGCACCCGGGAGCCGACGCTGCATCGCCGGCTGAAGCGGCTGAGCGATTCGCTGCCGCAGCTCAAATCGGCCTGGATCTTCGATGCGAACGGGAAGGCGCTGGTCAACAGCCTCGTCTCGCCGCCGCCGGACCTGAGCTTTGCCGACCGCGATTACTTCTATGCCCATGTCGACCAGAGCATCGGCACGTTCATCGGCACGGCCCTGACGCCACGGCCGCCCTATCAGGGCGCCCGCTTCTTCGGGGTCAGCCGCCGCCGCGAGTCCGACGACGGCCGCTTCATCGGCGTGATCCAGGCTTCGGTGCTGCCGGAATATTTCGAGAGCTTCTACGCCAGAATCGGGTCCGATCCCGGCAGCTTCCTTGCGATGGGCCGCACCGACGGCGCGATGCTCACGCATTTTCCCCGACTCGACCACGAGCTTCGGCTCGATCCGACCGGACCGGTGGGCCAGAAAATCGCGGCCCAGCCCCAGCACGGCCTCATCACCGTCGCCTGGCCCTCGGACGGGATCGAGCGGCGCATCGCTTACCGGCGCGTCGCCGAATATCCGATCTATGTCAGCGCCGGACTCGAGACCTCGGCGATCCGCGCCCGCTGGCTCGCCACCATCGGCCAGCATCTGGTGTTCGGCATTCCCGCCACCGCGCTGCTGTTCCTGCTGCTGGCGCTCGCTCTGCGGCGCACCCAGCACCTCCAGGCGGAGGCTGCAAAGCGGCGCGAGGCCGAGGAGGCGCTGAAGCACAGCCAGCGCCTGGAAGCGCTCGGCCAGCTCACCGGCGGCGTCGCGCACGACTTCAACAATCTCCTGACGGTGATCCGCGCTTCCGTCGACCTCCTGAACCGCCCGCAGCTGACGGAGGAGCGGCGACAGCGCTACATCACGGCCATCGCCGATTCGGTGGCGCGCGCGGCCAAGCTGACCTCGCAGCTGCTCGCCTTCGCGCGGCGCCAGACCCTCAAGCCGGAGGTGTTCGACGTCGGCGCGCGGGTGCAGTCGCTGCACGACATGCTCGCCACGCTGCTGGGCCCCGCGATCGAGATCGTCATGCAGCTGCCGGCGGAGCCGTGCCTCGTCAATGCCGATGCCAGCCAGTTCGAGACGGCGCTGATCAACATGGCGACCAATGCGCGCGATGCCATGCAGGGCCAGGGACGAATCGTCTTCAAGGTCGAGGCCACGACGGCCGTTCCGGACACGCTGGCATCGACTGGCCCGGGCATGGCAGGCCACGGCTTCGTCCGCGTAACCGTAAGCGACACCGGTGTCGGCATTCCCGCCGCGCGGCTCGGGCGCATCTTCGAGCCGTTCTTCACCACCAAGCAGGTCGGCCACGGCACCGGCCTTGGCCTGTCCCAAGTGTTCGGCTTCGCCAGACAGTCCGGCGGCGAAGTGACTGTCACGAGCGAGGTGGGGCGCGGCAGCACCTTCTCGCTCTATCTACCGCGCGTGCCGCCGGACCTACTGCCGCAGCGCCAGGCGCCCAACACGGCGCCGGCGGTGGCCGGCAGCGGCATGTCGGTCCTGGTGGTCGAGGACAATATCGAGCTGGCGAATTTCGCCGCCGACGGCCTCACCGAGCTCGGCTACAGCATCACTCTGATCGACAACGCGACCGATGCGCTCGCCGAGCTCGTCGTGGACGCCGACCGCTTCGACGTCGTGTTCTCGGACGTGGTGATGCCCGGGATGACCGGGCTCGATCTGGCGCAGGCGATCCGCGACCGCAGCATCGGCGTGCCGGTCGTGCTGACCACCGGCTACAGCCAAGCCCTGTCGCAAGAGGGCGTTGCCGGCTTCGATCTCGTGCAAAAGCCCTATTCGATCGAGGAATTGTCGCGCGTTCTGCATCGGGCAGCCCGGATCAGGCGCGTCAGGGACGGCGCCGCCGAATAG
- a CDS encoding succinate dehydrogenase iron-sulfur subunit produces the protein MVEFALPKNSKISGGKTWPKPAGATELREFKVYRWNPDDGKNPSVDTYYVDTNDCGPMVLDGLIWIKNHIDPSLTFRRSCREGVCGSCAMNIDGQNTLACTKSMHDVKDGAVKINPLPHQPVVKDLVPDLTNFYAQYASVEPWLKTTSPTPQKEWRQSHEDREKLDGLYECILCACCSTSCPSYWWNSERYLGPAALLQANRWVSDSRDEATGERLDNLEDPFRLYRCHTIMNCAKACPKGLNPAEAIAELKLKMVERQI, from the coding sequence ATGGTTGAATTCGCACTTCCGAAGAACTCCAAGATATCAGGCGGCAAGACCTGGCCGAAGCCTGCGGGCGCGACCGAGCTCCGCGAGTTCAAGGTCTATCGCTGGAATCCGGATGACGGCAAGAATCCGAGCGTCGACACCTATTATGTCGACACCAATGATTGCGGTCCGATGGTGCTGGACGGCCTGATCTGGATCAAGAACCACATCGACCCGTCGTTGACCTTCCGCCGCTCCTGCCGCGAAGGCGTCTGCGGCTCCTGCGCGATGAACATCGACGGCCAGAACACGCTGGCCTGCACCAAGTCGATGCACGACGTGAAGGACGGCGCGGTGAAGATCAACCCGCTGCCGCACCAGCCGGTGGTGAAGGACCTCGTCCCTGACCTCACCAATTTCTACGCGCAGTACGCCTCGGTCGAGCCCTGGCTGAAGACCACCTCGCCGACGCCGCAGAAGGAATGGCGCCAGAGCCACGAGGACCGCGAGAAGCTCGACGGTCTCTACGAGTGCATCCTCTGCGCCTGCTGCTCGACCTCCTGCCCGAGCTATTGGTGGAACAGCGAGCGCTATCTCGGCCCCGCCGCGCTGCTCCAGGCCAACCGCTGGGTGTCGGATTCGCGGGATGAGGCGACTGGCGAGCGGCTCGACAATCTCGAGGATCCGTTCCGGCTCTACCGCTGCCACACCATCATGAACTGCGCCAAGGCCTGCCCGAAGGGCCTCAACCCGGCCGAAGCCATCGCCGAGCTCAAGCTCAAGATGGTCGAACGGCAGATCTGA
- the sdhA gene encoding succinate dehydrogenase flavoprotein subunit yields MAAETNGKGNGAPATNGKAYPIEDHTYDVVVVGAGGAGLRAVVGCSEAGLRTACITKVFPTRSHTVAAQGGISASLGNMHKDDWRWHMYDTVKGSDWLGDQDAIEYMVRNAPDAVYELEHWGVPFSRTEDGKIYQRPFGGMTTEFGKSQAQRTCAAADRTGHAMLHTMYGQSLRHAAEFFIEFFAIDLIMDDQGTCRGVIALKLDDGTLHRFRAQTTILATGGYGRAYASCTSAHTCTGDGGGMVLRAGLPMQDMEFVQFHPTGIYGSGCLVTEGARGEGGYLVNSEGERFMERYAPSAKDLASRDVVSRAMTIEIREGRGVGKKKDHIFLHLDHLDPAVLAERLPGISESAKIFANVDVTREPIPIVPTVHYNMGGIPTNYHGEVLTKKDGDDNAVIPGLMAIGEAACVSVHGANRLGSNSLIDLVVFGRAAALRLAEKLTPNAKQPELPANSAEMALDRLDHYRYASGGTPTAKLREGMQHVMQNNCAVFRTGEVLSEGQNLIAKVHSGIIDIAVSDRSLVWNSDLVETLEFDNLISQAVVTMNSAANRTESRGAHAREDFSERDDKNWMKHTLAWLDDAGKVRIEYRPVHNYTMTNDVQYIPPKARVY; encoded by the coding sequence ATGGCCGCTGAGACGAATGGCAAGGGCAACGGCGCTCCCGCCACCAACGGAAAAGCCTATCCGATCGAAGACCACACCTATGACGTCGTCGTGGTCGGCGCCGGTGGCGCGGGCCTGCGCGCGGTCGTCGGCTGCAGCGAAGCGGGCCTCCGCACCGCCTGCATTACGAAAGTGTTTCCGACCCGGTCGCACACGGTCGCGGCGCAGGGCGGCATCTCCGCTTCGCTCGGCAACATGCACAAGGACGACTGGCGCTGGCACATGTACGACACCGTGAAGGGGTCGGACTGGCTCGGTGACCAGGACGCGATCGAATACATGGTGCGCAACGCGCCCGACGCGGTCTACGAGCTCGAGCATTGGGGCGTGCCGTTCTCGCGCACCGAGGACGGCAAGATCTACCAGCGTCCGTTCGGCGGCATGACCACCGAGTTCGGCAAGAGCCAGGCGCAGCGCACCTGCGCCGCCGCCGACCGCACCGGCCACGCCATGCTGCACACGATGTACGGCCAGTCGCTGCGCCACGCGGCCGAGTTCTTCATCGAGTTCTTCGCCATCGACCTGATCATGGACGATCAGGGCACCTGCCGCGGCGTCATCGCGCTCAAGCTCGACGACGGCACGCTGCATCGCTTCCGCGCCCAAACCACGATCCTGGCGACCGGCGGCTACGGCCGCGCCTATGCCTCCTGCACCTCGGCGCACACCTGCACCGGCGACGGCGGCGGCATGGTGCTGCGCGCCGGCCTGCCGATGCAGGACATGGAGTTCGTCCAGTTCCACCCGACCGGCATCTACGGCTCGGGCTGCCTCGTCACCGAGGGTGCGCGCGGCGAAGGCGGCTATCTCGTCAACTCCGAGGGCGAGCGCTTCATGGAGCGCTATGCGCCGTCGGCCAAGGACCTCGCCTCGCGCGACGTGGTCTCGCGCGCGATGACCATCGAGATCCGCGAAGGGCGCGGCGTCGGCAAGAAGAAGGACCATATCTTCCTGCATCTCGACCATCTCGATCCCGCGGTGCTCGCCGAGCGCCTGCCGGGCATCTCGGAATCGGCCAAGATCTTCGCCAATGTCGACGTGACGCGCGAGCCCATCCCGATCGTGCCGACCGTGCACTACAACATGGGCGGCATCCCCACGAACTATCACGGCGAGGTGCTGACCAAGAAGGACGGCGACGACAACGCGGTGATCCCCGGCCTGATGGCGATCGGCGAAGCCGCCTGCGTCTCCGTGCACGGCGCCAACCGCCTCGGCTCCAACTCGCTGATCGACCTCGTCGTGTTCGGCCGCGCCGCCGCGCTGCGCCTTGCGGAAAAGCTCACGCCCAATGCCAAGCAGCCCGAGCTGCCGGCGAACTCGGCCGAGATGGCGCTCGACCGTCTCGACCATTACCGCTATGCCTCGGGCGGCACGCCGACCGCAAAGCTGCGCGAAGGCATGCAGCACGTGATGCAGAACAATTGCGCGGTGTTCCGCACCGGCGAAGTGCTGAGCGAAGGCCAGAACCTGATCGCGAAGGTCCACAGCGGCATCATCGACATCGCCGTGTCCGACCGCTCGCTGGTGTGGAATTCGGACCTCGTCGAGACGCTGGAATTCGACAATCTGATCTCGCAGGCGGTGGTGACGATGAACTCGGCCGCCAACCGCACCGAGAGCCGCGGCGCCCATGCCCGCGAGGATTTCTCGGAGCGCGACGACAAGAACTGGATGAAGCACACGCTGGCCTGGCTGGACGATGCCGGCAAGGTCAGGATCGAGTATCGCCCGGTTCACAACTACACCATGACCAACGACGTTCAGTACATCCCGCCCAAAGCTCGCGTTTACTAA
- the sdhD gene encoding succinate dehydrogenase, hydrophobic membrane anchor protein has translation MSFDESHGSPKRPSMRTPLGRVRNLGAAHSGTTDFWRQRITGVAMTLLMIPALVIIMMLLGRNQVYAAQTLSSIPVAVILLLFIFASAWHMKIGMQVVIEDYVHNEKLKLTAIMLNNFFSVAVALASTYAILKLSSGV, from the coding sequence ATGAGCTTTGACGAATCCCACGGCTCTCCGAAGCGTCCCTCGATGCGCACGCCGCTCGGGCGCGTCCGCAATCTCGGCGCCGCGCATTCCGGCACGACCGATTTCTGGCGCCAGCGCATCACCGGCGTTGCCATGACGCTGCTGATGATCCCCGCGCTGGTGATCATCATGATGCTGCTCGGCCGCAACCAGGTCTACGCGGCGCAGACCCTGAGCTCCATTCCCGTTGCGGTGATACTGCTCCTCTTCATCTTCGCCAGCGCCTGGCACATGAAGATCGGCATGCAGGTGGTGATCGAGGACTACGTCCATAACGAGAAGCTGAAGCTCACCGCGATCATGCTCAACAATTTCTTCTCGGTCGCCGTGGCGCTCGCCTCGACCTATGCGATCCTGAAGCTTTCTTCCGGAGTGTAA
- the sdhC gene encoding succinate dehydrogenase, cytochrome b556 subunit translates to MTARIERPLSPHIQTYRWTLTMALSIVHRATGIALYVGTLLLVWWLVAAASGPAAYAHVQAFSGSIIGRLIVFGYTWALMHHMLSGIRHFVWDLGYGFKANEREALTWGALIGGIALTVLIWIIAYANGGGR, encoded by the coding sequence ATGACCGCACGGATCGAACGACCGCTTTCGCCGCACATCCAAACCTATCGCTGGACGCTGACGATGGCCCTGTCCATCGTCCATCGTGCCACCGGTATCGCCCTCTATGTCGGAACCCTGCTGCTGGTCTGGTGGCTGGTTGCCGCGGCCTCCGGCCCGGCCGCCTATGCCCATGTCCAGGCCTTCTCCGGCAGCATCATCGGCCGGCTGATCGTGTTCGGCTACACCTGGGCCCTGATGCACCATATGCTCAGCGGCATCCGGCATTTCGTCTGGGATCTCGGCTACGGCTTCAAGGCCAATGAGCGCGAAGCGCTGACCTGGGGCGCCCTGATCGGCGGCATCGCGCTGACGGTGCTGATCTGGATCATCGCCTATGCGAACGGAGGCGGCCGATGA